From Aegilops tauschii subsp. strangulata cultivar AL8/78 chromosome 5, Aet v6.0, whole genome shotgun sequence:
ggatacacagcatgaccagggagagtctaagattcctcctcgtcacattagggcacccgacaggttgggatggtccccgattccagatccgcctccccgccaggccagacgtcgtcactgacgcttctatctatcagtagagacattaccatctatttctgtgtgagacttatgtctattctatgtgtgagacaaatgactatgtacttatgtacgagacatatgcctactctattttagtactctgttatcggaactacaagatcatatttagatagaacataatattcatacaacgagacattacaaacaatttgatagaactacatctaaattaaattgtacgtaactgaactcacaacatacagcataaaaactacatgaagtcatcatcgtcatcctcgatcgatgcagaaaccttgcccttcgatgatgaagaaccctttcccgccatatgttcgcgccaactttttcccgccacccgtttccctcctcccatttcccgccacccatttcccgccacccgtttccctccacctatttcccgccacccgtttccctcctcccatttcccgccaacccttcccgccataccgcagtcgttctttcccgccattttctcctctctacctataaaacccccttcaggcggaggtggataagcattgcagtgtggtggtggtgaagttggggcagtgtggtggaggtgaagctgttgttcgtcgttcttcgttggagccggagcaccggcagtttggcggccgccgttcgtcgttcttcgttcgcacgcatgcttcaagggtatatttcagcccacattttatttttcgtaggtgctccggtagtattTGTTAATATATTTAGATGTCAACTAATTAGTTGTGTAAAAATGTGTAGTTGCTCCGGTAATAATCCGTCCTATATGTGGATGTCAAGTATTTAGGAGTGTCAGTATATGTAGTAGTCCAGAAAAAAGGTCCGTAATATAGGCAGTCCAGTCAAATATATTAATCTgtcaatatttgtagttgctacggcaaatattcgtaatatacttgtaggtgggtgaattgtattagttgctccgttaatattctgtaatatatagcttggtaatatatagacatgtctaatatttgttagtggggatattaaggggtaggttaggtactcaatgcgatttgtgtgttgcagatggCTAAGGGTACTCAGTGGGTGCTTAGCCCTATTGTTCATGTCCAAGGCTTTTCTCCAAGTGTTGTGCAAGTTAGTGAAGTGGACCTCACTTTTGATTGGTTGAAGACTAAATTCATGTTGAAGCAAGGGTTGAAAGAAGACGATTTTGTGTACTACATCAGCAGGAAGCAGTCAGATGGCCCTGGGGAAAGAAAATTGATTGACATAACTGATGATGGCAAGATTCAAGAAATGCTGAGCGAATGGGAATGGAAAAGGGTTGTTGAGTTGCATTGCTACAGGAAACCGAGTTATATGTGATGAATTTGTCATTCGAGATCCGCCTCTccgccaggccagacgtcgtcactgacgcttctatctatcagtagagacattaccatctatttctgtgtgagacttatgtctattctatgtatgagacaaatgactatgtacttatgtacgagacatatgcctactctattttagtactctgttatcggaactacaagatcatatttagatagaacataatattcatacaacgagacattacaaacaactagatagaactacatctaaattaaatggtacgtaactgaactcacaacatacagcataaaaactacatgaagtcatcatcgtcatcctcgatcgatgcagaactcttgcccttcgacgatgaagaactcttgcccttcgatgatgcagaaaccttgcccttcgatgatgaagaactcttgcccttcgacgatgcagaacccggaagcggcggcatgaagatatcatcttcgtcctcgctctcctcggtccataaacatggattatttgttgcaatccttctgaaagtttcactcttcggcaccactaccttcttccacctgtcatgcaacctaagaagttctttacgtacctcctcataggtcctttcaggccacccagacctacgtaattggtgagccaactcattcattatggtgtcactaccggtgagttcgtcccatggaactatcctattatccatcctgaaatcggtagctagcctcagaagagtcctgctcatcccagggtgaaaactacgatcgaaaggataatgggacatctcaactacactacactgcaatgcttatccacctctgtctgaagggggttttataggtagagaggagaaaatggcgggaaagaacgactgcggtatggcgggaaagggttggcgggaaatgggtggcgggaaacgggtggcgggaaacgggtggcgggaaaaggttggcgggaaatgggtggcgggaaatgggtggcgggaaatgggtggcggaaaacgggtggcgggaaatagttggcgcgaacatatggcgggaaagggttgtgCGGAATACGTCATAGTTTTACAAAAAAAACCAGCGATCATTCGGAAAAAAAAATGGTGGCATgcaccagtcggcccacagcaggccaactgagcctagtcggcccactgcaggcctatcggccaactgtaggccgactggaccctgtcggccaactgcaggccgactgggcttgctctggtggccgacagcccaatcggccagcagcaagctgatgggccaccagtcggcctgctgtgggctgactgggctcagtcggcctgcagcgggccgacggtgtattatttttaaaaattcttttttcagcgtaatatttctgtaatttaataaaaaaatgtattatttaaaaaaaattagctaATATCTCAACAAACATGATATCATCATTTTCATATTTTTAATGTATTTTTAAACATGAATTTTATGTTATGGTCACCACAAATGGTTTGCAAAAAATAATACTACTTAATATAAATGTAATATGTTGCATTTAGCTTAGCCCAATCTGAACAAATAGCTTATATTTCCTATGTTTTTTTTCTGGTGATATTTAAAATGTGTATTTGATAGGTCTTAATTTTTCAACTTGATAACATTATCGATGACAAAAGAGATGATATGTTCAAAGAAACTACAAAAACATGCTGAGCTATTTACTTATGTTGTTGAAACAAAACAAAAGTTATTCTATCTTTACAAGTAGATGCACTTCTTGCCAAACTAGTGTTGTTCTTGATTTTGGTGGTGAACATTGCAAGGGTGTTCTTCCGAACATAATGAAAAATATATATCTTCAAAATTGTATGAATGGTGGTTGTTTAAATATTTGTTCAGTTTGAGCAAGATATTATCAAGTGATGACGATGTGCTGAAGATTTTTATGAACATGAAACATGTAATTAAGTAAGATTGAGTTTAGTGGCACATTTGAACTAGCTTGCCTTTAATAATACATGTGAACTAGCTTGAGTTTAATAATACATTTGAACTATTTTTAAGATTAAAATGCGTTTGTGATACTTTAACTTGTGTGAAGCAGTAGATTTAGTACTCTAACCGGAAAAAAACATGTATATCGCTCTAAGCTCCATGAAGACAACTAAATTGTGTATTTCTAAACACTTTTTATTTGATCTATATACACAGGACATGTCTCCCCTTGGGTTAATTTAATTTAATTAATCTTCTTTTCGGTCAAAGAAAGTACTCTGTTTTATCTCATGTTTCCTTCCTCTAGCTCCAAACTGCTCACATTTGCTCATCAGGTGAGGTGTTTTGGCACAAAGCAAACAGCAAACTGGCCATGCCAAGAAAATGCAAGGAGGTTACTGtagttcctaaatatttgtctttctagagatttcaacaagagactatatacggagtaaaatgagtgaatctacactgtaaaatatgtctatatacatccgtatgtggcaattcatttgaaatctctaaaaagacaaatatttaggaacggaggaagtagtacATAATCCTTCTACTTGGAAGAAATCATGCAATCTTCTCTTGTGAAATCTCACCACCATCATATAAAGTTTCTTGTGCCATCTTAGTTAGCTGCAGACTCTCCTCctttgcttcttcttccttgttgACCCCGCGGATGAAGCCAGTGAGTAAACTAAATAGAAACAGAGCAGACCGAAGGAGACACTGTACTGACAACGTCACAGCACTAGAAGCAGCATAGCTGAGCTAAGCTAAGCCAGCCGAAGTGAGTTttaaagaagaagaaaattgtgtgtgtgtgtgtggtagaTTCTAGTGGCGGCAAGAGTGGCAATTCTGGTCGTGGTGGCACTCGTTGCCATCTTGTCCAGCGGCTGCAACCGTCAGCGGCGATGACTGGGCGGCGCTGCTGGAGTGAAGGCGGGCATTCTCGACCCGCTGGGTGCGCTCGCCGACTGGAAGGCTGCAGGCCTTGTCCACGGGCTCGACCTTGCCGGAAGGAACCTGAGCGGAGAGGTCTCCGGCTGCCGGCACTGGCGGTGCTTAACCTATCCTCCAAAACCTTCACCGCCGTGTTGCCGAAGTTCCTCTCGCCGTGATCGAGCCTCCGGGTGTTCAAGTCAGCCAGAACTCTTTCTCTGCTGGGTTCGCGGCTCGGCCTTCTTCCTCTTGTGCGAATTCTTCAACCCCGGGCTGGACATGGAAGATGGCACCCTGACATCTCGCCGGAGCTCGGCAACTTCGCCAACTGTCAGGCCACGGACTGAAGAACACCGAAGATTGCGAAACTTTTTCTGTCCATAACTGAAGAAACAAGACACTTCTCAGTGCGCGCTATCAGCAACTTCGATCATCCGTCCGATGAGGCTCCGACATCAGCTTAGCACTTTGTCGACAAGAGTCATAAAGCTCTCCCACTGGCCATCGTGCATCCAACGGCCAGCAAGGCTCGACTGTACTTGAATTCCGACAACAGATAGGGTAGCTCCATTTTACTTTTCAGTGTGTTTCCATCTACTTTTCACCTAATGTAAGGCTATAAGAGCCATGGATCTAGGAAGATGGAGACCATTATCTTGTACTCGGgtataagagcaactccaatgggcgacccatttcgtccgcggcCGTCCGTCtgggtcggcgcggacagaaAAGGCGGCCCAACGCGTCGACCCAAACGAACGCGCGTCCGTTTTTCGTCCGCAGGCGACCCATTCCTGGCCTATTTTTGAGCctgatttgcgtcggcgcggacacgcgACGGACGCGCGCGCTCGCCTATACCTGTCCCCGGGCCCGTTGGTCTGTGGCACATTGGCCTCCCctctcacccccccccccccggccaacAAGCAACCGTCGCCCCGCCTCCTCCGTCACCGACGCCGCCGCCCATTTTTGCCGGCGACTCTTCCAGCTGCCACCGCCTCCACATCCGCCCAGCAACGCCGCCCTGCCCCCCGTCGCCCGCCGTCGCCGTTTTGCCGCCGGGGAGCAAAACTGGTTCCCACCGCCGCTTCCCCCACCGCACAGCCGCCCGCGACCAAGAAGacgcctcgccgcccccgccacaTCCGACCGGCACACTCGTCAGACGCCGTCACACTCGTCGGACGCCGGCAGGGCAACTAGCTGGTCTGTGGGTGCCGTGTCTCCGCTCGCCGGCCGTCTCCTTCTTCGACGCCCGCAAGCTGTTCGACAGCTTGCCAAGGTACGAAAATGGACTCCGCCGACGAGTTCTTTTTCCACAATTTCCTTTGCGActccgacgatgaggaggagatattggctgccgtgttggtccatcaccacctcaaCAGCCAGTGGCCGTTGTTCCGTGGCTCCATTCCGGGCCACCTTCCAGCGTTGAATCGCAACCGAGAGAGCGGGCATTTTCTTCTCTGGAAGGACTACTTTTATACAACAAACCCGTTGTTCAAACATCACAAATTCCGCTAATACTTGGAGCACGCAGAAACTATGGGAGGTGATGattgcttgtgtgatcatgcacaatatgatcgtagaagacgagcgcccggaacgtctgtatgatcaaggctttcagtttcagggtgagaatgttgtgcctgagcatgaaGTAGCGGCAACATTTGAGCAGTTCACTCAGTTTCATGAAGACATGCATGATTGGGAAACTCACGTGCaactgcaaaatgatttggttgagcatatgtggactcatgctgacaaccaatagatgtatctttTTTTATTCGTTTGCAAAACTATGTGAAACATTTTTATTTGTATTTGGCTTGTAAAACTATACTATTTATTTGGGCGGCTAAACTATTTTGCTTGTTATATCATTTCACAATATGTTTGAATGCAAATCAACGTAAAATTGGGCGGCCAGCCGGCCACGCCTGCACatatgggtcggcgcgttgggcgcgCTGCCGACCCATATGAAAAACAGGGCAGACGCCGGGCGGAAGGCCGACCCAAACGAACAAAAAGCGGACGAAATCGTCGTCCATTTGGGTTGGCCCGTTAGAGTTgctctaaccctagccgccatATTCTGGTTGGCGTGAAGGCGTACCTGAAATTTGTCCAAATTCCCTCACGATTTTCTCTCTAAGTTAGCTACTCTCTGATGTTTGTTCTGCTAGCTAGTTCTTCAGAGATAGCAGATCATGTCACCAACCTCCGGTACCTTGACCTTGCCATTGGCATCCTCGACAGTGTGATCGAGGGCAAGGTCCCACCGGAGTTCAGCAACGCCTTGTAGCTGGTCTTCCTCGACCTCTCCGACAACCTGGCACGATCCCCGCCAAAAGGTGGCGCGGCTGGGCAACCTCCAGCTACTTAACGTGTTGAAAATTATGATGGCGGTCTGCAACTCTACATACATGATACATCATACTTTGAGGCCAATTTACAAAGAATAATCAACATTGATTTATAGATAACAAATTAACTTCTTTTTCAATCGTGCCATGAATGATTGCTAGTTCAAAATAAATAAACGTTACAAATATCAAATACTCCTATCTTTTGTTctatctttttctttttcttttttgtggGGATCTTTTGTTCTATCTAGAACACTTCACTACGTTGCAAAAGTGCATACATCTATCTATGCTACAATAAGAGTCAATGATAATCTCCAAAAAGAAGGTTCCTTCATATAATTTTTTACTTAATTATAATTAGTAGTACTAATATACTACGCTAATTGGCTTATTTGGCCACGGCGGCACGGGGCCTTGAGAGTTGAGAGATATGGAGTAGCTAATTAAGCTATCCGTTGTTGTTTGGAGTAGCGGATCCCAAGAAGACGCCCCACTTGGGCTCGCCGATCTGCGCGCCGGCGGCCGGctggtccaccgtcgtcgtcctGTCGAGCCCTGCGCTGGCGACGGCGGGGACCCTGGGCTCCGCCGGCACCGACGACGGCTGGGCCGGCACCCTCGGCCTGACACGGAACGGGTTGAACAGCGAAGCCCACACGCTGAGCTGTTCCTGTCGGGTCACGCCGACGTACGGCGGCACGAGCGCCGGCATCCCCGGCCCGGCGAGCGCGGGCGGCGCGCCGGCCATCCACGGCATGGACGCGCCCACGGTCGCCGCAGGGAACTGGAACACCCCCGGGAACCGCAGGCCGCCGGTCAGCGCGGTCGGCAGCGGCAGGGGCAGCCACTTCCCGGCGCGGAGGGCCTCGTCCCCGCGCTCCCACGTGGCAGATCCATCCGGCGACGCCGCGGACACGTCCATCACCATatccgcagccgccgccgccggtgccaCGCCGGCAAAGCGGTGGTCCTCCAGCGGCCGGGCCGCGGCCACGCCGTGCGCGAAGAAGAGGCAGAGCGTCGCGGCGGCCGCAGCGACGAAGGCGCGGTGGCGGTCGACCATCGTGGGGGTCGATGGTACGTCACGCCACGTCGATCTCTTCGCCGGGGGTACGTCTTGGCCGTGGTGCTGCATTGCCGGGCTCTTCCAGGCCGTATATGTAGGAGCTCATGGGGAGGTTTAGGTACGGGGTTTGTGGTTGTACGCTACATACGCATACATGCAACGTTTGTTGGGGTGGGGAGCTGACTGCTCACcagtgtttttttttttttttgcgggtactGCTCACCAGTGCTTGAAGGTGTTAGCAATGGCGATGGAGGGAGAGAGAGGTTAGCTGATGGTTCGGTTGGGCCATGCTATGTTCGTGCTTGCAAGTTGCGAgtgctccctccgttcctaaatactctTATAAGACTTATATTAAGATCTctaaaaaaacttatatttatGAACAGATGGAGTATTTATTTTGTTCTTTTTTTAAACACCATAAACCTCATAGGTGCAGAACCTGATGGAATTATACTGAACTGTAACAATTTGATATCCCTCTATAAACAAATATAAGACCGTTTAACATAGAACATTGCTTTTGCAGTTGTTTGCTGTAAAACATGCCGAATCAGATTAACTTGTTATATGCAGATTGCCTAGTTTACTTTCTGTTACGAGAGTTCAAGTTCGGATGTTCCTTCTTCCGCATAAATTTTCGTTTCTCATTGAGCAGTGAAGGACTGGGACTTGAAATTCCTGTATTAATTTATGCCAAATGCAAAGCCGTTCTTTGAGAAATACTTCAAAACTGGTTTAGgctcctttgattcaaaggaatTCCATAGGATTTTTTAAGGGTTAGAATTCTTGGGATTTTtacctacattggtcgtttgattcataggattgatCCTACGGGAATTTTTCCTATGGAATCATGTGTACTAGATTTCATtggaaatctagcatccactcctgTCTTTTTTTTTACTTCCTTTGCTTTTCCTGTGACATCAAACACTCTGTGTTAATCTTATGCGATTCAAGCGGACATGCCACTTTAATCCTTTATTTTTACTGTGGCGTCAAACACTGTGttaatcctacgaatcaaagaagGCCTAAAGGATTGGAGTGGCATGTCCACTTGAATCACATAGGATTAACACGGAGTGTTTGATGCCACAAGAGAAACAAAGAAAGTGAAaaaagaggttggagtggatgctagattttCAATGAAATCTAGTACACATGATTCTATAGGAAAAATTTCCGTAGAatcaatcctatgaatcaaacgaccaatgtaggaaaaaaTCCCAAGGATTCGGAGGCCttctttggttcatagggtaggaaaatcgtaggaataggaaagtcataggaaatgagatgacatgtatctcaaatcctatgagtaggaataggaaaggagatgccctttgattcacatcataggatttttttccattaagtctaggctaatgtttattttcctatgaaatgtGAAGGATAGGAAGAATTCCTTAATAGAAATAGGATtccattcctacaaaccaaatGGCTCTAAAGGAATTTTTCCTATAGAAATCCTATCCTACAAAATTCTATGGAATTCCTTTGAATCAAATGAGCCCTTATGTTTCTCATTCCTGTGTTTTgaaaatcctatgaatcaaaaGAGGGCTTATGAAGCTGGTTGCTTGTGCATGTTTGCTAGCCACTCCTAGCACTAGCACGTTAAAGCGTCTTCGATAGCTGCCCTATTTGAGGCGCTAAATGGGAGCACTCTTCCTTGATATCATCGCAAATGCTATTTATATTATCACCTACTACAAGCCCGAACAAGCGCTCACCTACAAATGGTTTCTTCATGGTTGTGCCTTGCAACGATATCCCCTTCATTGAGGATGCCGTGACTGTGGAGGCCCGGTGGCTCAGGAACAGTCTCGTTTTGGTGAGTGATGTTGGACGCAACAATCAACGTTGAAACTGACCGCGCGTAGGTCATTGAATTGATGCAAAATGGCAGAAACTCGCTAAGAGGCAATCAACAAGGAATGCACATTCTTGTGTCACAATTTTAATCCAGTTAGTTTTTATCATTATCCTAGGGAAAGCAATATGGCGACGGATCTGCTGGCTATTAAATCAAAGGGCTCGCAAGCTATTGTTTCGCCGTCTAAATCTCCTGATTTACTATTTTATGTGTTCTCAAACGATGTATCTTCGTTTTTGCATAAAATATAAACCACAATGATGCCATTACCTAAAAAAAAGTAAGCACGCACCTACAATGCTCCGAGGTAGGCTGACCCACTGACATTTTTCTAGCGGTTATTTTTCTATTGGTGGTGGTGGCCTACGAttgttttttctatttttttatagCGCTGGCTTTATCCTTTTTTTGTTTCCCTTTTTCCTTacatttttatttttctatttctTATTCGCATCTctctcccttttttcttttcttttatttttagttttttctaTTTAACCTTTTGCTTTTCTTTTCATTTATACATCCGCATTTTATTATTGCtgatttttctattttttctatGTATGTTTCTTTTCACTTTCTTTAAAAATCATGTTTTTTGTAACACGAAGAGTGATTTTTTTAATCAACCGTCCGATCAATTTTTTACATTTCAATGAATACTTCTTCAGTGTCATGAACAATTTCTGAATGGTACAATTAAATTTTGATAGCTCATAAACAGTTTCTACAAAAtatgtaaaaaaattaaattTCATGTGTCTTAAATgtgcaaaaaaaattgaaaatcgTACGAAGATTTTGAAATTTTTCATGGGTACTTTAATAAAACACACGAGCACTTTTTGTAAGTAGCGTGCACACTTTTCTAAATACAAATCAGACATTTTTAAGATGTCGTGAACATTTTATCCAAAAAGCCACATGTATCTATAAATTGTCTTATTGTGTATTTCAGCAGTGTTCATCATGTATTTTCTAGATATGTGAATATCTCTAAAGAATGCATTAATACCTCTTAAATTTTGAAGTAACATTTTATATACATACAAACATTTTTGCCGCTCGTACCCGCTCGCTAAGAGCAAGATACACTGGGAGCTCCTATCTATTGCTAATTGTGATAGATTGCTCTGGCGGGCTGGCCCATGTGGCGCAATGCGTTGTAGCAAACACTCCTACTGTCTTTTGTTtcttttcctctcttttttggTTTTTATTGTGGGATTctggaaaaacaaaaaaaatgtgtATTTATTAAAAATATATGAATATCATTTTATAATTTAACTTTAAAAAGCACTTGGCCATTTTTTTAAAAGATGCAAGAAGATATAAACGCACCCCACAACATGGTACGTCTATATCTCACTTTTAGCATGTCACAGGGAGTGCTCGCCTGAGTCGTTCCCACATGAACCGGCCCACTACAGTATGctagttttaaaaaaaaatctcTTTTCTAATGTTGCTAGTTTCCCGCGTGGGGCTGTTTGGTTGGGCTTTTTCTCGGCTTTTGCACTTCGGCTTATGAGCGGCAAATAGGAGCTTTTTTGGCTTACAAACCAAACATTAAAAGCCATGAAAAAGCCCAATCAAACACCCCACCAGTCTACCAGCCGGGGAAAATTTATGGTGTAAGCACGTCCGCAACACACCTATATGGTGTAAATCATCAAAACGAACAAAACAATTATAAAACACGAAAACAACCAATAGGCGAGTAGGTTAGAGAATTATGGCAATGCGTACATGTAGCTGTACATGGTgtttttttttaaacggaggcaaaagatttgcctcatccaTTAATTAAGAAGAAGTTTAGAGTTGCTTTTACAACAGAAAAGCAAGATAAGATACATAGATTCTACTCTCGCGGCATGATGTTTCCCAAGTGTTTCGCGCCGGCGGCGATCCAAAGCCTAGCCTCATTCTTGATGTTACCAAAGATGATGGATGGTAGCGTCGATTTTTGTTGGAACACCCTAGCATTTCGCTCACACCAAATAGTCCAGCAAGACAGCATGGTGAGGGTTGCCATTGCCTTCCGATTTGCCACGTTTTTCTCGGACATGTTGATCCACCAATCCTTGATGGAGCGCTCGTCATTCCAGCGAGAAGTGTCCATGTCGTCTAGCCCAAGCCAGTCCTTGATCATGCCCCAAAGTCTCCTAGTGAAACGACACTTTGAAGAAGAGGTGATCCACCATTTCATTAGTCTGCTTGCAAAGAGGACATAAACCGCAATTTGGCCAAGCTCGCTTCTGGAGCCTATCCGCTGTTCAAAGTCGGTTTTGAGTTGCAAGCCATGCAAAAAATTTGACTTTTGGGGGCGCCCAGACCTTCCAGATCGGCTGGCCCATGGGTGATCGCGTGGCGCCAAGGAATTGAGCCTTATATGCCGAGGTCGCGGAGTAGTGACCACTTGTCATATGCTTCCATATAATGTCATCTTCGATTCCGTCCACAAGGTGAATATACCGAGAGCAAGCCCAAAGAGTCACAATTTGTGTAATGTGCTCCATTGTCCAGTCCATATGGGTAACCTAATTTTTTCAAGCCAAGCATCGCCATGCATGGCCTCTCGGACCTTCCACTTTTTCTCGAGGAGATGTCAAAAATGAGTGGTGCCAAGTCCAAGGGCGCCACCCCATTGATCCAAGGTGAATCCCAGAAAGGTGCACATGCCCCATTGCCAATGATGATGTGCGAAGACGCGTAGAAGAGAGCCTGGTCCATCTTGTCGCAAGGGTTGTCAAGGCCAACCCACATCTTAGTTGGGTCCTTCCATTCGAACCATAGCCATCTAAGTCGTAGCGCCCGCGCAAACTTGGTGAGGTCGATGACACCAAGGCCCCCAAGGTCGGTTGGGCGGCAAACATTGCGCCAATTCACTTTACACTTGGCCCCGGTGGCCTTGTCCGTGCCCGCCCAAAGGAAAGCCCTCTGGATCTTGTTATAGTTATGAAGTGTGCTGGCAGGAGGGTTGAGGGAGATGATGTGGTAGGTCAGCTGCGAAGTGAGGACTGACTTGACAAGAGCACATCGCCCCATGGTCGTAATGTTCTGCCCATCCCATGGCACAAGCCGTGCCGCCGCCTTATCTTCAAGGAATTGGAAGTCCCCTTTCCGAAGCTGCCAAACCGAAAGTGGTAGACCCAAATATTTGATGGGGAAGGCAACCTTGGCGGCCGGCAGGCTAGCAAGAATCGCATCTAGATCAATAGCCTCACAACGAATTGGGACAACCGAGCTCTTCTGAAAGTTGGTGCATAGGCCTGACACGTTGCCAAAGCAGGTGAGCACCTTTGAGAGGTTCTCAATATCTTCCTTGATaggggccatgaaaaccgccgcaTCATCGGCGTAGAGGGAAGTGTAGAATATTGCCCTCTGTCCTCGAATCTTATGGAAGAGACCATGGGTGGTTGCAAGGTTGAGGATTTTCTGCAGCGGGTCAATCACGA
This genomic window contains:
- the LOC109775129 gene encoding uncharacterized protein, which codes for MVDRHRAFVAAAAATLCLFFAHGVAAARPLEDHRFAGVAPAAAAADMVMDVSAASPDGSATWERGDEALRAGKWLPLPLPTALTGGLRFPGVFQFPAATVGASMPWMAGAPPALAGPGMPALVPPYVGVTRQEQLSVWASLFNPFRVRPRVPAQPSSVPAEPRVPAVASAGLDRTTTVDQPAAGAQIGEPKWGVFLGSATPNNNG